The sequence TTCCTGGGCCTCCATTATCACTGAGCTGCCCTGTGAGTCCTCCCTCACGTGTGCTTCTTGGGGTCGATCTTCTCCAGGTGGACCAGGGGCTTGAGCTGCTCGGCGAAGGCGCGCATGTCCTCGGACACAGTGTCCTGCCCGGCGGGCGCCAGCACGCTGAGCTCCACCAGCGACGACAGCGACAACTGCTCCGTGTTCTCCGTGTTGCCCGGCACCAGCACCCGCGACAGCTTGCTCACCACCACCTTCATGGTGCCCTTGCGGAACACGTGGCCCTTGGCCACGAACTCGTGGTCCATGCGGAAGCCCATCTCGTTGAGGAAGTCGGGCAGGCTGTGCGAGGCCGCCACGTCCACGCAGTTGCGCACCAGCGCGTGCCGGCTCTTGTCGCCCACCTCGGGCTGGCCCAGGTAGCGCAGATGCCAAGGGGCGGCCGGGTGCGAGAGGGACCGACGGGCGCGGAGCAGGAAGGGTTGGCCCTGTTGGCCCTTCAGCAAGTACACCAGCTCGTGGTCGGCGAACGTCTCGGGCTCGATGTTGTCGCACAAGCCACGCAGCCTATGCAGCAGACTGTCCAGAGCCTGGTCCAAAACACTACCTGTGGGGGAGCACGAGAGGGCAGGCAAGGCAAAGATTATACTTTTAAACCAAATGTACTGATAACATCACTTTTTGCTACATAGCTAACActttacaaacacaaaatgtTTCTGTCCGAAGTTTCATGGGTAGCCTTTAAACTGGACCTTTAGGCTACACACTTGAAAGTAGAGAGACAATATTTACCCTGCAGCAGATATTCCATCATGTTGATCGCACCGCCCGTCACGGGCATAACAGTCACAGGCGGTGCCTCCATTGCTTCTCAACGTGAACTTGAAGTCTAATGAAATTTAAGATAGCGTTAGACAGATAACTAAGACCTTCGGCAGATTGGCTACAGTTACCGGAGTTATGATGTAAGAATATTAACGCCTGCAAATGCAAATGCCACAAAATTGCCTTAGTTCTATCTGGGTTGCATTTTGTGCATGTAACATTAGCTGTCGCTAACTTGCTAGtgcattatttattttacttataATTTAACTTATATGCGCAAACAATGAAGGCGACAACTATTTTGATGCAAATGTGTTAAGTGTAAAAAGAACTGCGACACATTCACATCCAAATAGTCTAACAGAAAACTGACCTGTTAAGAGGTTTCTTGGAGTACGctggcccccaaatcaaatgtAGCTTTCCGATTTGACAGCGTTATCCCCGGATCTCCCAGCTACCAGAGGCCGTGGTTAAACGGGCCAGGCTCTATTTTGCTTGCGGCTAACACTTACTCGATTTGTCCTAATACCTTAAATTTCAGTTACTACGAATATATACTACTGTGCCACGTCTACATACAACTATTCAGACTTAATGACAGGAATTACTTATTTTTAAGATATGACAACTCACACAATCCAGGCACGTATCCTCTTGTTCACGGCGTTGTGTTGTATTCGGCGCCTCTTTACTGCGCGAAGTGTGCGCATGTCACATGTTGGAACATCTACCCTCTTTGTGTGCGCATGAGTCACATGTTGGAACATCTACCCTCTTTGTTGGAACATCTGCAGTCGAGCTGTTCGGCATCTTCTCTACAGTTGAAATCTCAGAGGAGCTTAGTGGTAAAACTACGGTCAACTGCTGATGATGCAAAAATTAAAATAGTGCAATATTTTGTGTTTAGTCCCTGCTGgggaaaaaacagctagaaaccagcttatactggtagctggttttagctggccTTTGCTGTATtgcttccagctcttgctggtctttgctggtgtagcctacatgtagctGGTTGTGCCACCAGGTGGACATGCTAGCGTTAGCCTACCATCTGAGGAGGCTGGTCATGCTGgagtgaccagcctgtcatgtaggataggctacagctggtgtaagatgatcatgctggtgaccagcttGCCAAGCCTATTGTTGGTGTAAAATGGTCAtactggtttgctagaatgactaACACCAGCAAAAcaaccagcaacaccagctaaaatgaccagcttgaggtggtacgacaagcaaaaccagctgatttaCCATCGTAAGTTGGGTAAACCATTTAAACCAGAAAAAGGTGAATTTCaacaccgaaccgtgacttcaaAACCGAGGTAGGCCTACGCACCTAACCATGATTTTTGTATACCATTATACCCCTATGTATTGTTGTATAAATGAAATAAAGTAGCTGTAGACTAAagatatttttctttttctttcaacTTTATTCAAGACACAAAGGTCCATAGAGACAACACAGTACAGATATATAAatgtaaaacaatacaaaacatttaagaATGATGCAGATGAGGAATCATTTACAAAACATATACAGGCTTCGGGTCCAATGTTTCCAAAAACAAGATGTGTACCTGGTGTCACTCTTAGAGACATCAGCTATGGACACAATAATCATATTCTTAGACCCTGTCAGTCTGCACATGAATCTATACATAAAATTTCTTAAAACAGCGTTAAAAGTGGGCACATTGTTAGACAAACATTTCACTGGCACTACTCCACCTAGGGATTTTAAGCACaattctaccagaaagactcagtagacagaatagaatcagttaacaatttaattagtaaaggaacggcttggatgcaagcatgatagagtcctgaataggtaacagtctttggcgtaggccccgtctcggatccgtccagcgatgagcggatctcgtctcctgccgatggatgaaggcaggggcggggagcctaccccccacgacgagacggggaccaactggtggcggtggctgaaggaagatgatgtggtaggcagaccgtgcccgatggacgtggactgctggcagaggtggctggaggggaggtggaggggacgtcaaagtcagcatactgagaagcagaagcagtgttaggtggtacgtatttaaagagcccactgaattcctataggctagcgctgattgaatgagtgaatgatcagattgcagggctttcccgaaagtaggcaaagctaagattggctccgtgtaagcatgggaggagtaagttacactacgagtcttcctagtagaactttcgctgaagctatcatttctTGCATCATTATAAGCCACGTGAAGTTTTTTCATTTTCGACTCACTAAAGTTAGGCTATAGGAATATTATATTAGGCCTAATCATGTCCCTTTCACAGTAAACTATTACATAGAGTTAAAACACTCATGCAACTCTGCTTCTTGCGGTTTGACTCTTGTTCTTGAATTTTTACTGCTGATGTTGATGGTGGTGATAGTGCAATTGTTGGGGATAATATTACCCtatttggtcatggtgatgtgAGAAGCGAGTCAGAGAATTTCTGTGCAGGTTGTGTGCCTCTGTGCATGAGACATGCTGAGTAAATAAACAAACTTGCATCGCCTTGCAGACGTGCAAACAACGGCAAAATGCTGTTGTCACAATAAGCCTgtggaggaggtgagagagaagTCTGTGCTTGTTTCATACCCACCATCAGCTACACCAGGGCGCTCGACTCGAATGTGGTGGTATGAATACATTAACGCATTGTGTGGGGTGTGAAGTGTGAGACTTTAAATAATTCAcatgagaaatggagagaaaagtGATGTTACTCATGGGTTTGCATAACTTATGTATCCAAAACTTATGTTGCTGGCATTGCATTTGaacatattttttcccccttaaaAAACTATTTCTCAGCAAACATGTTTCCCAGCAAACATTTCTCTCCTTAAACAGCTGAGAATAGTTAATTGACAACATATTAGCTGTTTAAGGAGAGACATCTTAAGGGTTGACAGGATTTGTAAATCATagcactctttttttttattcaagcgtcccaactttttcagaATTCGGGTTGTATTTAAATTTGACTGTTTGTCGCTTAGCGTCTTATCTTATGGATTTTGACTGTCTCTTAGTGTCTTATCTTATGGATTCAAATATGGACAAGATTCATTTTCCAATCCAGAACctcaaaaatgtatttatttgaacTATTTAGACAATACAAATGTAACATTACATAGATCTTAAATTACAACAGATGGTGTTGTCTGTGGGATGGTCAGAGGAATTTTGGCTATTTGTCatcaagacaaaaaaaactaaatgaCTCATGGTAACTCATTATAGAGATTCACTgattcctcttctcctcttcaccTGCACTCTCCTCTCCAAGAGACTCAGGAGGAACATGCCTTAGTACATCAGCTCCTCAGTCCATCATTGATTGTGTTGTGCTTCAAATGTGTCCAGGCATAAACATAGGGATTAAAGATAACACTGGATTATTATCACTGAGAGGTTACCATAGGGCTTAGTGTGTATTACAATCGGGAAGCTGATGCTGCTCTATCAGTATAAAAAAAACGTGACCTGTTACAACTGAAAGGAGAGTCAGACATCTGTGGGGCCATCTGTGAGTATACTGATGCGGTATCTGCATCATGAAAGATGTTTCCTGAAGCCTGGAAGATCTTATCCTGGAGGTTTCTTCAGCTGACACAAATAGGTTTTTAATTACATTGCTTAATTTGTATTTGGTTGTGGATGCAGGTCAGCCGGACAGACACAATTTGTGTTAGCTAACTTTGCAGCAGGACATCAGGACAAGATAACCATCTTATGCTCTGACAAGAGTTCACTGTCTTTGGCTGAGACAGAAATAGTAATTGAGTATTTTATTGACAGGATGTGGAAGGAAATATAGTCACCATAGTTATTCTGGTAGGGTTATTTAGCCGCTGAAGTTGTTATTGGtatttgaaggcaagatttgaaACATTTGAAAAGCTTTATACGTCTTCCTGTGTGCCAGATAAAGTAGATCATGTAAGCACACACTGCGGGGGGGGCTGTCTTCCGTGGTTTATGTTTCCGCTATTATAAGCTGTTGATCTTAGAGTTACAGATCGTTTAagtcttaacacacacacacacacacacacacacacatacaaacaaacaattacacacacattcatttaagAAATGTAAACTTttaaaaatgaatgtgttgttcctatctggacacagagatgtgttaaaaacaacacaagttgtgttgttttcaacacattcgttttaagagtgtatgtgtgtgtaattgttgtgtgtgtgtgtgcgtgcatgcatttgtgtgtgtgtgcatgctgcatGAACCCCCAAAACATCTGGAGTCAGTAGCCCACATCATGAACAGCTGTAGCTCTCTTACATGGCTGTATACCACCAGACATTGCAGACAGACTTGTGGACTTCATAGCTGCTCAGATCCAGAGGAAGAGCAGATCTATAAACACACCGCTGCCACTCTGAATGGTTTAATTCAACTGCTAACACCTTCTCTGGAATTGCAAACACACCAGACATTATCTCCATTTGTCAGAATGCCAAAAAGGTTAAAATATTGTAAAATAAAATAGTGTCATGTGCTTTTGATCTATTTATGGAGGACTCATACTGTACAAAAACGTAAATACCAGCCTTTGATTTCTGCCATTGAGAATCTAGGATACAAATGCCAGCTCAttgtgttagtgtttggtagcctaggcaaagtccttttaggcaagtccctccactcggcggccatttgacaacgctttttgggcactcatcaggcatccatttcggcaaaaatgcgcgtgcgcaaggcttcacgacaccaatcttgccccaagcagcgagatcacaacagatgattggcacgatgtcttcacaacgcaccatatgattggctcaatgtattcacatcacaccacatgattggctcaatgtattcacatgtcgacgttttgcagaggaaggggtgggatatgtgtagacaacggccatattggcgtgacaaactagccccatgcatttctatggagtattttttgagtgctgtgtctccaccttagaaagtctctggccgAGGTCATGTAGGTTGGTGGTCCGTGGACTTTACATTGGGGGAATGTAAAACGGCCAAGCAGCTACTGTTCCATATCAGCAGTTATAGGAAGCATGTTTATTTGGAAGAAACAATGTCTCCTATACCCTTGAACCTGTAAAAACTCATGATACATTGCTGAACTGCTTTAATCTACTGGATTATTCAGAAAATTTGATTCTTTATGTAACTTGACTTGGAATCAAAGGAATCAAATAAAGtatataaaatgtgtgtttgtctgtgtgtgtgtgtgtgtgtgtgtgtgtgtgtgtgtgtgtgcatcatttGCACTAGAAAAAAGTGTCACCTGTATGTGGTTGATCagcaacaccccccccacacacacacacacacacacacaaacacgtcccTCCATCTGTTCCCTTCAGAATCATTCTTTTCTCATGACATCATTTCTCTGTTGCTTCTTTTGTTTCTAATGAACGATATGGATTGCTTTTCTGGGGAGCAATCATTTTGTGAAATTTAGATCATGTTAACCATTAATGTTGGTTACATTGCCAATGCCACACAATCTGCGTCAAACCTGACAGACATCTTAGTAGTTTAGTcatataatttaaatatcatTAGCATGTTGAGCACTGTTTCCTGTGAAAGACTTCCTGGTGTTTGATTCCTAAAGCCCTGTTAACATATACTGTGATTCACTTTTCGCTTGTCGTCCCAAAAGCAAGTCGCCAGTGGTTATTTTGCCTGTAATCGCTGAACCAGTAACATTACATGGGATCTTGTTGCTAGTCGCTTACAGTTTGATTGGGCCTTAAAGTGACTGGAGTAAGAAGAGAATGTGGGACTGCTCTTCAGTCTGTTGAGAGGAGTACGTGAGATCACATTGGTGTGATCTCACGTCAAAAGATCGTCAAAAAAGAAATAGGCTACCAAAAACAATTTGCTCAGGAAGGGATGACAAGAAATGCATGCCATTGACAGTTATTCATTACATTTCACCTGAGTCAGTGGCAGTTTTCAATATGACTTATTAAGTGGAAAATGTTGGGTGCCATTCCACATATGTGGGTTTCTGGTGCGTATATGGCCACAACACGTAATTGTTTCCTGAGTCTTTTGTGTGAACCAAAATGATACCAACTTTGGGAAACACTTGATCAGAGGGCATATGTTTTTTTAAAGGTTAAATGAGCTGCATATGTTATAATGACCAGTTGCATTATACAGTATTGGTGTAAAATAACCACAGACTGACACATAGAAAACAAACCAACTCAACATTTCAACTCTTGTAGAAGATGGGTGAGTTTGCCTTGCGTGACCTTTTTATAATGTGGTCACACAGCAAAGTATGTCTATAGATAGACATGAAGTCTATGAAGATGGTCTTATTCTCCTGACTGTGTTTTCTACTCTTGTAAggtgttcatatttttgttacACAGCCAATGTTCCCGGGTCTGGTGGACCCACCACATTTTTaggcttttaaatcaatacagccatAACAATTTATGTAAAAATACTTAACAGATGTTTACTTTAGCTCAAGGGGTATATTTGCCATTTACCCCTGTGAGATCACATTTATGTTTTTGTGAGAAAATGAGgaaattgtttatttcttaGAACTTAATCAGAACAGGTGAAAGTGTGAAATGTaagaattgacctgtcgctaagcgccacccttagaacgctgatgagccaatgacagtccagcctcaacgggactcggacatcagctcggacaactccataggaaacaacagggaggaggCATACAATTACAAAtgaatggttatttatggagtttattaactcaaaaaaccccgacggataaccatggtcaaacgttttgcagggggacgtgtaatactgatagccggtaccccaagaggctagaaaacgggtatattttcatcaacagtagcctacgcagcggtccccaaccaccgggccgcgggacattcctaaccgggccgtagcctacgacatgagttaaaaaaaaatgcatgcaaactaaactaaatttaattcgcaataatgtcacgtttttacatggcataggcctatatgcatttgtttgattgcacgcatgtttgcattttgcaaggtctattttcttacgtctgtctgtcccgccttcaacacttttacatattgccttcagcactgcacagcctcaggtcagctcacttcacttgatcagttcttggcgaacggtatgtcacacgaagttagctaaactgctagaatgagcaacaaaaaacaagcatctttagcaggtcactggccagagtgtttgagttgagaGAGCCGCcacagagatttcttacagaaaaaaagctgcacattttagtgatgaggactgggtgtcaaaactcgcttacctgtgtgacatattcggattgcttaatgacctcaaccggtcactccaggggagaatgacgactgtctttaaactggcagatgtcgctgcatttaaagccaagcttgatttgtggggacgacgagtggaccggggtgtatttgatatgttctaaacagtagtgggggttttgggagagactgaggcagggccctttctctcgcagctggtgcgcgatcaccttgttgcgcgatccacggcaaaccaatgagtgggtccgcaacccatttgtcaatatcccaaatagtcctaacttgtcagcgcaggaggaagagcagttgatcgaaattgcaaatgacggtggtcttaagagtgtctataaggaaacctctctggcgggtttttggatcaataacaaagcagaatatcccgagatagccgtaaaagcgctgaagacgttgctaccatttcccaccacgaggccgggttttcggcaataattgcaactaagaccaaattgcgcaatcgactggacattttaaacacactgagggtgtcactgtcttccatcattccataagcagggctcccactgattatattcgtaatgcacgtttagttcccatgttttgttcccatattttgttaagcatgttcacacgtaggctatagatgtagcttcaagttgttcaatattcatagttcatattgttcaattttcacttcttcaagttcacgtttttcacatgtttaagagatcgttaccttcacagttcatacataactggagctagttcttttcaagtaatgcatgcacaacacatatggaacatggaacccccccgccggtccgtgaaaaaaaaataggaatcaaaccggtccatggtacataaaaggttggggacccctggcctacaggacgtctctcgcgtttgcaacagctcgacgtaatgtaggctactaagccaacaacgtgggcacaggttccctgttaaatcccaagatgaaaatgctcactAACCAACTAATATATTCTTActaggggagaccggggacaGTTGCAACAGGGGATGGTTGCAACATGTCCATTTTCTCCAATCAGAAACAAGGTAGAGTGATGACACTCACACTGCATATGCTCAGTTGGATGCCCCCCTTAGCAGAGAAAAAGCAAGGAGATTCCTGAACTGCTCCAGGATTTATtgtaaaaaaactgttttttaggtatgaaagtatttattttcttgaGCTTTGTTTCTGTTAAACTGCTGTCACTGTTTTTGTGATTCAGCTCAAACTTATATGATTTAAATGAGTGATATGTTAACTTTAAGCTACTATGGTTAGCATGTGTCAAGGTCCCCTTGTTTAGCTagcacatggctgacaggaaAGGGGACAGTTACAACAACTGTTGCAACTGTCCCCGTACAGTCCCGTACAATGCATAaatatgaaatatatatttttaaaaacatgttttacatGACAATAGTCTAAATAAAAGTGAATTGCCTCCCAAATTGTTCCATTCTTCCTATGTCactaaagtcctactgtattttatatcaatttcaatatttgacatCTGCACATAAGGCCTACTCATCTAGACAAATCTATAATTGTCATCTAA is a genomic window of Alosa sapidissima isolate fAloSap1 chromosome 10, fAloSap1.pri, whole genome shotgun sequence containing:
- the med18 gene encoding mediator of RNA polymerase II transcription subunit 18, with protein sequence MEAPPVTVMPVTGGAINMMEYLLQGSVLDQALDSLLHRLRGLCDNIEPETFADHELVYLLKGQQGQPFLLRARRSLSHPAAPWHLRYLGQPEVGDKSRHALVRNCVDVAASHSLPDFLNEMGFRMDHEFVAKGHVFRKGTMKVVVSKLSRVLVPGNTENTEQLSLSSLVELSVLAPAGQDTVSEDMRAFAEQLKPLVHLEKIDPKKHT